Genomic window (Oryza sativa Japonica Group chromosome 3, ASM3414082v1):
AGTTGTTCTTGTATGTGTCTGTGTCTCCATGAGAACTGTTAGGATCGATGATGATCGATGGTGGTTTTCGTAATAACGATCAAGAGGAAGCTGCTTCTGGCTCTTGCAGTCTTTGCTTCCTTGTGCCACTGCTTAGTAAagcttttctcaatttttttcggATTTGCTAGAAAACTTCCATAAGTTCCCCCCCCCCTAAAACATTTAGATTTGTGACCATCGGATTGTCTCGAGATTTGTGCATGAAGGGAACAAATTGCTAGAAAGAAAATTTTCACACATGTTACGTGTAAGATTTTTATGCTAACTAACCAAACCATACTTGAATGCAAGTATTATATTAGTTCTATCGGAGTTATAACGTAGTTACAGTGACTATAGTTACATTTGGAAGTTTTTTACTAAAAAACTTACGGCAGCTTTTTagatgctctttttttttttacagctcACCTTACCAATCAAACTTAAAGTGGGACTTTAGATTGTAAGGATTGGTCTTTATCATTCATATTCGACAAATATTCAACAAATTGATAGTTACCAATTTCACCAAAAGATCACTTTGGTTACTTCATCTGAAGCCGATCTTGGTGTGAAAAGAAATTACGCCCTCCGTCGGTGTTAACATTTCACCAAAAATCTATCGAAGCAAGTTTTCTAATATAACAATGTAGTATCATCTAGTGAAGGTCAAACCTTCTCAGCCTCTATATCAACCCAGGCTGGGTAGCTTGAATTTCAAACATAGAGCCATTGAGTGTGCCCACTGCGCAGTCTACACACTGCACAGCAACACACATGGCCTCCATCAAACTCTCCCTCGCATGTGTCCTCCTAATCTCAGGTAATTAAACTCTCCAAAATTTCGTTAAAGACTTGCAcatctttgtattaagattTGGTTCAGTCAGTGCAAAGCTATACTATCTTTCACCCCTTTCTGAAATTTTTTAGGCCTCGTGATGCTGGAGAGGATCGAGCACACTGAAGCGGTCTGCACACTGTTCTGCGCTAAAGGGACGTACATCACCTGCAGCAACCATCCATACGAGCAGCTCTACGGGTGCGCCTGCAGATGCGCGCCGCCGGATGGCGTCGACTGCGTCGTCCATCTCGCCGACGGCTCCACGCAGCAGTGCTGATCGGAAAACGCAGGGAAAGGATGGTGTCGTCGTCGCTCTTCCACTTGCACGTTCTTGTGTGTGTCACTGTATGTGAATTACTtcatctgtcctaaaatataaagacTTTTAATTGGATGCGATATATTtcagtactacgaatctgaatataCTCGTAGTATTAGGACGTGTTCCATCTAGCTAAAAACTCTTATATTCTAGGACGGGGGGAGTAAGTGGCTGCACGAAACCTGTGTGAGTCGTGTGGCCATACGTGTGCCTCCTTTGTGTCACTCCTTAAGGTGTGTTCGGAACTCCAAATTCCCAAATGCTGTAATAAAACGATCAAGAGGAATCCTGCATGGCTGCCTCTTGCTTCCTTTGTGTCACAGCTTGACAAGCTTCTGTATATGTACTATGTTcggtcataaatatttaacttctataatattatttagtcaaaattttaaaactataaCGATGAATTTTGTATTTAAATAAATCTACGGCGTAAGCAAATAAGTTTATCATATTATAttagtatttttcaagataaatctaCAGGCATACGCGTGCTGAACGACCTCCTATGTACCTAGCCCGCCGAGCTTAGAACAAACCAGCGTAAGCGTGCCCTGATGGGGTCCCTTCAGCTATACGTGCTATGGATCGGTAATGTGAAAAACAGCACAAAGCCATTGAATAAACACACAAGATACTGGCCATGTGCTGTCACGAATCGTCATCAAcatattaaaatttttaaagtttgaccaaattttatGTTGAATGTCGTTAAATATTTATGTTTCAGATGGAGTACTACTTTGGGCTTTGGCTCAAATGTTACAAGATATTATTCGATCTTGAGTCGAAAGCTGGTGGGAAAATATGTAACCCAAACCCTTGAAATTTTCAATATCTATCGTTTCATTGAGGAATTCAGACTATTTTGACCAGACTTGGGGATAAGGttttaaggaaaataaaacggTGACATGATCGTACATGCATTTTCGGTTCCTTTACTGGTTACATCCTTTTAAGGTCATCTTGCAGCGAATCCCTTGAAGGACAAGCCAAAATGTGATCGAGGCACAAAGAGATTCGTCGTGTTCTCCAGACGTGTGTAAAATTAATTTAGAGTTTATTGGAGTTTGTTAAGTTTGATATCCGCTATCGATCTCGAGTCCAATCGTGCCTATAGTCAATGAtctgttttttataaaaacagaAGTCAATATTGTGATCTGAATTTGACTACAACAGTAACAAGGAATATGCTTGTTTGGGTAGGTAAGTTTATGCCCCAATCCCAAAGTATGTACTGGAATTAACTAAGATCACCGCTGATTGAAAGGGATTGTATCTAATCCTCACATATCTAAACAAGTCCTAAGATAATTGCTGGGTTGATAATTATGTTCaattccaaaagaaaaaaagaaaatgagcgTCAAGCATGCCATCATGCTTAGAGCAAAtataatagcagactattagccagctataaacatatgttaatgagataaaagatgagagagaagagtaacggactacagatttgtagccagctgcagcgcggactccaagacgcaatgtgtgtatgatatgtaagaccatatattaatagtatagtaagcaactattatatgaattgattattagattggctatagataaattgaagctagcagtgggctatactattaaacttgctcttaattgGAAGTTGGAAGAAATAAATAGTGGGAATTGGACACTGCTGtatgttcagagttcagattaGCTATCTGGCTGTATGAAAACAaggcatttttttttatctatgttTCACTGAGGTAATCTTGAATACAAATGCTTGCACGTCAATAAATTAATCCCAAAAGATCACGAAATCGATGAGCATATCTGATAGCACAATTATATATGATAAAGCTCAATTTGTACTTTTGTACAGGAGAGAATCAGAAGTCAAATATTTCCCGAGATCTAGTGTGAACCTTGTGATTGGAATCAGGTCAGAAACTTTGAATCGTTAACCGATTTGCAATGAAGCAATGTCAGGATAAGGTAGTTTACCAAGGCCTGGTCTAgttactaactttttcttcaaacttttaactttttcatcacattaaaacttttctacacatataaactttcaatttttccgtcacatcgttctaattttaatcaaacttccaattttaatgtgaactaaacacaccaagACAAAATAATTTCAACCCAGACATTTTAATATGTTGACGATTAAAACAAACCAGTGTTTGACTTTCTTACTGACCTTACCTGATCTTGAAGCCCAAGACAAgctagaaaaaaatatgtggtgTTAGCTGCTAATAATGGAGGCGGATAACAGATGACGACACGGCCGGAACGAAGAACATATACAGCGTTGCATCAGCTGCAATCTTTTGAAGATAATGCTAACCATGTTCTGTAGTATTTGACAAGTAAAACTTTTTGCGTGTCAGTAAAGATAATGCTCCCTTCATTTTATATTGCAAAACACTTTGAAAATTTGATCGTGTTTATAGAAAGATTtaacatctacaacaccaaattaattaGTTCATCAAATCTAccattgaatatatatattttgatagtatgcttattttgttttgaaaacacttttatgtttttctataaaattagctaaatttaacaaaagttgattaaaaaaaagatgaaaacgTCTTACGGTATGAAATGAAGAGAGTATAAAATGTTCACATTTTCGTCCTCCGTACTAGCATCTACAACATGATTAGCTAGATATATAGGCATGTAGAACGCGCACGTTACAACTTTCGCTTCTTAATTGTTGAACCGATCCGCAACGTACGTAACGCATTGTAGCTGCACATGAGCACATCACGACCTTTCGCCGTCACAGAGAGCACTGCTGGAAACATGGAATTCTATGCGTGCTCGCTGCTAACCTCTACCTACTTTCCCCCTATATATACAAACCCCCTATAACATGGAGTACAGCGGATCACGAGCATCAAATCAATACACAACTACAAATAGCACATTGATCAAATAGAGACAAGAAGCTAGAGAAAGAAGAATGGCATCCATGAAGCtctccctcgccgtcgtcttcctcctctctggTAAGCTACTGGCTAGCCATGAACAAAGTACTACTCCTCCACTACTGGGCGGATCCAGGAACGGTGGGGTCTCGAGTCCCCACTACTGACGCGAGTTTTACGAAaaccttaaaaaaaaacctcacTAAAATTTTTTGCTATACGTAGATGGAAAGGGGATGTAGATTTTTTGCTATCTCTTATTAGATCCGCCACTAAACCAGTCACCCCCGGATCGTTTCTGAATccaaccttttctttctttgctcTTTTGGTATGAGAGCAGCGGTGGTGGTGATGAGCGCCatgggcggcgcggaggaggcgaggtgcTCGGTGGTGTGCATCCAGGGAGGCTACATCACCTGCGACAACTACCCGTACCAGAAGCTGGACGGCTGCGCCTGCGAGTGCGCGCCCAAGGACGGCCAGAACTGCGTCCTCCACCTCGAGCACGGCCCGCCCTCCAACTGCCCGCCTCAGGCCTAACTAAGCCTAGTTAACTTAAGTAACCGGGGAGATGTGATCAGATCGATGATGATCCATTTCCAGAATTAATTCTCTACTACTGTTGATGTGTGTGTTACTATGTAATTCTTGTGTTCGTGTTCGTGAGATGGGATAAATTTGGTTGTTGAATAATGGAATAAATGGATATATTGTGTGTCGCTGTTGTATACAGTGTATGAGTGTGTGACTGTGTGTGAGTGTGTCATGACTTTTGTGTGTGAACCCCACCAAGCTGGACTGACTTTTGAGTGATCGTCAAACCCGTTGTTACATGATGCCGATATCTCGTGGATGCAAATTAAAGGATAATCAGCTTTACTCTAGTGGATGCATGCCGGATTAGACCTACATTACCATTCGAGCAACAACTTTCCACTGCTAATGAAGAATTGAAGATCAATGCGAATTCTGCTGGACTTTCGTACGTACGTACTACGTGTTCAGCTAGCCGTTCAGAACACCACACGCAGACGAGGCGACGTATAGCAGAGAACTGTAGAGAACGGCACGTGGCGACATGACCGTCGATCATGTCGCGTGATCCTTCGTCCAGCCCGGCCTAGCGACCACCAGAAGGTACCGATAGTCAGAGAGAGCGGCGGCTAAGCCGGCTGCCATTAGAATTCGGATTTTACCTCAATTTCTATTGgcaaaattttgaaactatCGTGTGAAATCCTTGTATATAGaaattactttaaaatattagatataTCAATTTATTAAATTTGTAATAGTTAAAACTTAGCTAACTCGTTTTACATGCGACAAACTTAATCTTTATATTCATCAGTTTCGACTTTCAACCGGTCAGTCTCAGCGCTCTTTCTGATCACTGATCACAACTTCTCCTCCATATAAGTCATCAGGTGAACTGTCCTGTGAAAGTGAAACTCAAATCGCAGTTCACACACGACGCGTACGGGCACAcatggcttcctcctcctcatcatccaAGAAGCTGTCGCTCAccttcgtcgtcctcctcctcgccggtgaGCACGACCCGTACATCAACCTGCTTTTGCATTCGTCTCTGCCTGTGTTTCTCTGACGGTTTAATTTGCTTGGCCGGCCGCGCGATGCAGGGCTCGTGGTGCTCGGCGAGATGGCCggggccgcgacggcggcggcggcggactgctCGACGGTGCGCTGCATCCAGGGAGGCTACATCACCTGCAAGAACTACCcggggaagaagctcgacgggTGCGTCTGCCTGTGCGCGCCCACCGACGGCGAGCGCTgcgtcctccacctccacgacggCTCCTCCTACAAGTGTCGCGCGCCCAACTAAACTAGTACTACAATTGCTGCTGCCCcagcctcgccggcgtcgccttcgccgccgccgccgccgcggcagcttTGCTTCTTGTTCAGCGAATGTAGCGCCAGCTTACCTCACAAGCTGTTGTTATACAACTTCACACCGATAATAATACTGCGGTTCATGGTTCAGAATAAAATTTAGAGCTGGTTGGTTTTGgggccaaaattttggcatgatctTTTCTAATTCAAATTTCGATAAGTTTTGATGTGTCCAATTTTGACAAAGACAAGGGCTATGTGtggaatttggattgaagccaaaagtagtcttagggtgtgtttagttcacgctaaaatttgaagtttggttaaaattaaaatgatgtaacggaaaagttgaaagtttacgtgtgtaggaaaattttgatgtgatgaaaaagttgaaagtttaaataaaaagtttggaactaaataaGGCCTTAAGTTAACTATAGAATTGGGATATTTTTTCTATAGGCTcaccaaaatttggcttcaatctGAAAGATACAAAATTGAGATTACAAAATCCAAAAGATACAAAATACTACTGAGATTATCAAATATTGGTAAGACATATTTAGGCAACAAACCTAATCAGACCttaaattttttagataatggtcATTTGATTTGATCGGATATGCGTGCTagtttttcaaaagaaatgtGGTAGACTTCTCGCAATGACGACGAGCACCGCTTGAGTGGCTCGGTGGTTCAGGAGGCCAGTGGCGGAGACAGCTCCCGAGCAGGTCGGACGATCACCCAGGTTTTACCATCGATACCTCTACTGCCAACTACTGATAATATGTGTAAAAATTAGTTGATCATCGGAAAATACTATTGGTCTCCTGCGCTCAACGGCGTTGCTAACTGCGCCATTGTAGGCCGCGTCGGAGAATTATTCTCCGACCCTTAGTTGGGTTCACGCCAACCGTCTGATCAAGAATTTGCGGGTCGAACTGAACCGAAAACGTCGAAAAACCGTGCTCGGCAACCATGATAGAGATCCTGACCTAACACAGGAATTTTCGGATGCTGCCACCATGTGCTGCCATTGCCAACCGCGGATGGCATTGCGAGACAGCAATGGTGGCACGTTAGCTGCTTCTAGCTTACGCATTTCTTGGACAAGCAATGGATGCTGCAGAGGATGGTGGCCCCTCACTGCTGCTTCGTCAAGAAGACGACTGAGCGCAGTATAGCGAATAATTTTATCCGCTACTGTTGGAAATAGAAGACGATTTATTTGACCATGACCATCTTGGATCCAGATTCCAAACTTGTAAAATGGATCAGTACGTCTGAAGTCAGAATGAAGAAATGTGAGAACAAA
Coding sequences:
- the LOC4334012 gene encoding uncharacterized protein, coding for MASIKLSLACVLLISGLVMLERIEHTEAVCTLFCAKGTYITCSNHPYEQLYGCACRCAPPDGVDCVVHLADGSTQQC
- the LOC4334013 gene encoding uncharacterized protein; the protein is MASMKLSLAVVFLLSAVVVMSAMGGAEEARCSVVCIQGGYITCDNYPYQKLDGCACECAPKDGQNCVLHLEHGPPSNCPPQA
- the LOC4334014 gene encoding uncharacterized protein — encoded protein: MASSSSSSKKLSLTFVVLLLAGLVVLGEMAGAATAAAADCSTVRCIQGGYITCKNYPGKKLDGCVCLCAPTDGERCVLHLHDGSSYKCRAPN